The Lycium barbarum isolate Lr01 chromosome 9, ASM1917538v2, whole genome shotgun sequence genome has a segment encoding these proteins:
- the LOC132611036 gene encoding F-box protein At4g00893-like isoform X2 — MEEDEYIGTRISSRAWCDLPPELLREIANSLGLFDLLAFRGVCKDWRSASFTASAPIESARDTKPCFLLHNDRDEKTILFNPTTNKNYNINIPELKEATCLASTQGWLLVSQKGHVFFFCPFSRAKIVLPPLQESEISPGAAVFTSPPSSIDCVTAIIYKKNDHVLELNVLERGVSSWMKYEYDLKLKQRNFGVVKGATSHDGCFYIMDDKNELLTFTLEDKSFEIYRIVNASKDPNVVSLPFRIKDKCFNSSDLKKQMKLGDDVTISTCASSYFGSDSEIVIKNENIEAMEGSEAQHFKGIWIQPRFFQLPPNYSWSL, encoded by the coding sequence GTATATTGGAACAAGAATTTCATCAAGAGCATGGTGTGATCTGCCTCCAGAGCTTTTAAGGGAGATAGCAAACAGCTTAGGACTATTTGATCTTCTTGCTTTTCGCGGAGTTTGCAAAGACTGGCGCTCTGCTTCTTTCACAGCGTCCGCCCCCATTGAATCAGCTCGTGACACAAAGCCATGTTTCCTACTTCACAATGACCGCGATGAGAAAACCATCCTCTTTAACCCGACCACCAACAAAAATTACAATATCAATATCCCCGAATTGAAAGAAGCAACTTGCCTTGCATCAACCCAAGGTTGGTTACTTGTATCCCAAAAAGGTCACGTTTTCTTCTTCTGCCCTTTCTCTCGCGCGAAAATTGTCCTCCCACCGCTTCAAGAATCAGAAATTTCTCCCGGGGCTGCTGTGTTTACTTCTCCTCCTTCGTCAATTGACTGCGTTACGGCTATCATttataagaaaaatgatcatGTCTTGGAACTAAACGTGCTAGAACGCGGAGTTAGCTCGTGGATGAAGTATGAATATGATCTCAAACTCAAACAGAGGAATTTTGGTGTTGTTAAAGGTGCTACTTCTCATGATGGTTGTTTCTATATCATGGATGATAAGAACGAGCTATTGACATTCACATTGGAAGATAAAAGTTTTGAGATTTACAGGATAGTTAATGCAAGTAAGGATCCAAATGTGGTAAGCCTGCCCTTTAGGATAAAGGACAAGTGTTTCAATAGTAGTGATTTGAAAAAGCAGATGAAACTTGGAGATGATGTTACTATTTCTACTTGTGCTTCCTCTTACTTTGGAAGTGATTCTGAAATTGTCATCAAGAATGAAAACATTGAGGCCATGGAAGGATCTGAAGCTCAACATTTCAAAGGAATTTGGATTCAGCCTAGATTCTTTCAACTCCCTCCAAATTATAGCTGGTCTCTTTGA